From one Streptomyces sp. CA-210063 genomic stretch:
- a CDS encoding DUF881 domain-containing protein, which produces MSERDETPRPNPGGGQDGTPTTRLRRELPQEMPSVAAEEPREVPQEERDKLTGRQRLAQGLWPPRFTRAQLIVALLLFGLGFGLAIQVASTNDDSALRGARQEDLVRILDELDDRTQRLEEEKQGLEDQRTELENSSDQAEEARKQTVEKERQLGILAGTVAAQGPGITLTINDTKGTVQADMLLDAIQELRAAGAEAIQVNGVRVVASTFLTDSGDGISVDGNKITQPFRFKVIGNPQDLEPALNIPGGVVQTLEKEQATVTVQRADKIVVDALRAAKRPDYARSSSQ; this is translated from the coding sequence ATGAGTGAGCGGGACGAGACGCCGAGGCCGAATCCGGGCGGGGGACAGGACGGCACACCGACGACCCGGCTGCGCCGGGAACTCCCCCAGGAGATGCCCTCCGTGGCTGCCGAGGAGCCGCGGGAGGTCCCGCAGGAGGAGCGGGACAAGCTGACCGGGCGGCAGCGGCTGGCGCAGGGGCTCTGGCCACCGCGCTTCACCCGCGCCCAACTCATCGTGGCCCTCCTGCTGTTCGGCCTCGGGTTCGGGCTGGCCATCCAGGTGGCCTCCACCAACGACGACAGCGCGCTGCGTGGGGCGCGTCAGGAAGATCTCGTACGCATCCTCGATGAACTGGATGACCGTACACAGCGTCTGGAGGAGGAGAAGCAGGGTCTCGAGGATCAGCGCACCGAGCTGGAGAACAGCTCGGACCAGGCCGAGGAGGCACGCAAGCAGACGGTCGAGAAGGAACGGCAACTCGGCATTCTGGCGGGCACCGTGGCGGCGCAGGGACCCGGCATCACACTGACGATCAACGACACGAAGGGGACGGTCCAGGCGGACATGTTGCTCGACGCGATCCAGGAGCTGCGCGCGGCCGGCGCGGAGGCGATCCAGGTGAACGGCGTACGGGTCGTCGCCAGCACCTTCCTGACCGACTCCGGCGACGGAATCAGCGTCGACGGGAACAAGATCACCCAGCCCTTTCGTTTCAAGGTCATCGGTAACCCGCAGGACCTCGAGCCCGCACTGAACATCCCCGGAGGTGTGGTGCAGACACTGGAGAAGGAGCAGGCCACGGTGACCGTGCAGCGGGCGGACAAGATCGTCGTGGACGCCTTGCGGGCGGCGAAGCGGCCTGACTACGCTCGGTCGTCCTCCCAGTGA
- the ftsR gene encoding transcriptional regulator FtsR, with protein MLRTTSGGADHGTAAADSGLMSIGAVLNALREEFPEVTISKIRFLESEGLIEPQRTPSGYRKFSADDVERLGHVLRMQRDHYLPLKVIREYLDALERGEDVRLPSVGRQRDVGDGERLSELFGESEEPTAARIGRTELVAGAGIDEERLAEWESYGLVAPLPDGSFDAEALTVATLVVELGRFGIEPRHLRVMRAAADREAGLVEQVVAPLRRHRNPQTRAHAEDRTRELAGLTVKLHAALVQSALGVRLR; from the coding sequence ATGCTTCGAACAACGAGCGGTGGTGCCGACCATGGCACCGCCGCCGCGGACAGTGGCCTGATGAGCATCGGCGCGGTGCTGAACGCGTTGCGTGAGGAGTTCCCCGAGGTAACCATCTCCAAGATCCGCTTCCTGGAGTCGGAGGGGCTCATCGAGCCGCAGCGAACCCCCTCGGGGTATCGCAAGTTCAGTGCCGATGACGTCGAGCGTCTCGGACACGTCCTGAGGATGCAGCGGGACCACTATCTGCCGCTCAAGGTGATTCGTGAGTACCTGGACGCCCTGGAGCGCGGCGAGGACGTACGTCTGCCGTCGGTGGGGCGCCAGCGTGACGTCGGTGACGGAGAGCGGCTGAGCGAGCTCTTCGGGGAGTCCGAGGAGCCCACCGCCGCCCGGATCGGGCGCACCGAGCTCGTCGCCGGCGCCGGGATCGACGAGGAGCGGCTGGCCGAGTGGGAGTCGTACGGGCTCGTGGCCCCGTTGCCGGACGGGTCGTTCGACGCCGAGGCCCTCACGGTCGCCACGCTTGTGGTGGAACTGGGGCGATTCGGTATCGAACCCCGGCATCTGAGGGTGATGCGGGCCGCCGCCGACCGAGAGGCGGGGCTCGTGGAGCAGGTCGTGGCGCCCCTGCGCCGCCATCGTAATCCGCAGACCAGGGCGCATGCGGAGGACCGTACGAGGGAGCTGGCGGGGCTCACGGTCAAGCTGCACGCCGCGCTGGTGCAGAGCGCGCTGGGCGTGCGTCTGCGCTGA
- a CDS encoding MerR family transcriptional regulator produces the protein MRSSGDGTAGGAPGRRLGENGPYPLHGSAAGHVPQRPTTVQDNAEAASEPHDSVGYRGPTACAAAGITYRQLDYWARTGLVEPSVRPAHGSGTQRLYSFRDVVVLKIVKRFLDTGVSLQNIRTAVQHLRERGFSDLERMTLMSDGATVYECTSPDEVHALLQGGQGIFGIAVGVVWRDVESALSQLHGERVDTGETLVGHNPADELARRRNRAV, from the coding sequence GTGAGAAGCAGCGGCGACGGTACGGCTGGGGGTGCCCCCGGACGCAGGCTGGGGGAGAACGGCCCGTACCCGCTTCACGGCAGCGCGGCCGGTCACGTCCCGCAGCGGCCCACGACCGTGCAGGACAACGCGGAGGCGGCGTCCGAGCCGCACGACAGCGTCGGCTACCGCGGCCCCACCGCGTGTGCGGCCGCCGGCATCACCTATCGGCAACTCGACTACTGGGCCCGCACCGGTCTCGTGGAGCCGAGCGTGCGGCCCGCCCATGGCTCGGGGACGCAGCGGCTCTACAGCTTCCGGGACGTCGTCGTCCTGAAGATCGTGAAACGGTTCCTCGACACGGGAGTATCGCTCCAGAACATCCGCACCGCCGTCCAGCACCTTCGGGAGCGGGGCTTCAGCGATCTGGAGCGGATGACGCTGATGAGCGACGGGGCGACGGTCTACGAGTGCACGTCGCCCGACGAGGTCCACGCACTGCTCCAAGGCGGCCAGGGGATCTTCGGGATCGCCGTGGGGGTCGTCTGGCGTGATGTGGAAAGCGCTCTCTCGCAACTGCACGGGGAGCGGGTCGACACGGGGGAGACGCTCGTGGGCCACAATCCGGCGGACGAGCTGGCGCGGCGGCGGAACCGGGCGGTCTGA
- a CDS encoding CDP-alcohol phosphatidyltransferase family protein: protein MEVQETRVQTDRVLTIPNILSMARLVGVPVFLWLILWPEFGGPKADGWALLVLALSGVSDYLDGKLARRWNQISSLGRLLDPAADRLYILSTLVGLTWREILPYWLTAVLLLRELVLLVMVGILRRHGYPPPQVNFLGKAATFNLMYAFPLLLLSDGSGWISSLAAIFGWAFAGWGTTLYWWAGILYVVQVRRLVRADAMAD from the coding sequence GTGGAGGTCCAAGAGACCCGGGTCCAGACGGACCGGGTCCTCACCATCCCGAACATCCTCAGCATGGCGCGGCTCGTTGGCGTGCCCGTCTTCCTGTGGTTGATTCTCTGGCCTGAGTTCGGCGGCCCCAAGGCCGACGGCTGGGCGCTCCTCGTGCTCGCTCTCAGCGGCGTCAGTGACTATCTGGACGGCAAGCTGGCGCGACGCTGGAACCAGATCAGCAGCCTTGGCCGGCTCCTCGATCCCGCGGCCGACAGGCTGTACATTCTGTCGACTTTGGTGGGTCTCACCTGGCGCGAGATTCTGCCATATTGGTTGACCGCTGTACTGCTCTTGCGGGAGCTGGTTCTACTGGTGATGGTGGGCATCCTCAGGAGGCACGGCTATCCGCCGCCGCAGGTGAACTTCCTTGGGAAGGCGGCTACCTTCAACTTGATGTACGCCTTCCCGTTGCTGTTGCTCAGTGACGGAAGTGGATGGATCTCGTCACTCGCTGCTATTTTCGGATGGGCGTTCGCCGGATGGGGTACAACGCTGTACTGGTGGGCAGGGATCCTCTACGTGGTTCAGGTCCGCCGCCTAGTCAGGGCGGACGCCATGGCCGATTGA
- a CDS encoding small basic family protein has translation MIAVLGLVLGVVAGLLVRPEVPAVVEPYLPIAVVAALDAVFGGLRAMLDGIFDDKVFVVSFLSNVVVAALIVFLGDKLGVGAQLSTGVVVVLGIRIFSNAAAIRRHVFRA, from the coding sequence GTGATCGCCGTACTGGGCCTCGTCCTCGGAGTCGTGGCCGGACTGTTGGTCCGGCCCGAGGTACCGGCGGTGGTCGAGCCGTACCTCCCCATCGCCGTGGTGGCGGCACTGGACGCCGTCTTCGGTGGTCTGCGCGCGATGCTGGACGGCATCTTCGACGACAAGGTCTTCGTGGTGTCGTTCCTGTCGAACGTGGTCGTGGCCGCCCTGATCGTCTTCCTCGGTGACAAGTTGGGCGTCGGCGCCCAGCTGTCCACGGGTGTCGTGGTCGTCCTCGGTATCCGTATCTTCTCCAACGCCGCGGCGATCCGTCGGCACGTGTTCCGGGCGTGA
- a CDS encoding FHA domain-containing protein yields the protein MGGAWWKLSGGYGRCEVVRVGRCVQSGFVLPHGRVCFGQGESPVKLFAKLFGKSAREGSDNATARHRAQPSEAEGQGGERPLYRDQVTGPGGDISGGQGAPSVDPAQSGRIGFGEPSTSGTGGEFASDPYASNAPAGQPRQEDPSMSALVCTRCGNRNAENSRFCSNCGAPLRAGAAPERPSETTSTISISGLEAYDSEVTGQTQLPALSPEAQAAVDALPLGSALLVVRRGPNAGSRFLLDGDLTTAGRHPQSDIFLDDVTVSRRHVEFRRGQDGSFTVADVGSLNGTYVNRERIDQVALHNGDEVQIGKYRLVFYASQRGY from the coding sequence ATGGGTGGTGCGTGGTGGAAACTGTCTGGTGGATACGGACGTTGTGAGGTTGTCCGGGTCGGCCGGTGTGTTCAGTCAGGGTTCGTCCTGCCCCACGGGCGGGTCTGTTTCGGTCAAGGGGAATCGCCCGTGAAGTTGTTTGCGAAGTTGTTCGGCAAGAGCGCGCGAGAGGGCAGCGACAATGCGACCGCCCGCCATCGCGCGCAGCCTTCGGAAGCGGAGGGGCAGGGCGGTGAGCGCCCGCTGTACCGGGACCAGGTCACTGGTCCGGGAGGTGACATTTCCGGAGGTCAGGGCGCGCCGTCTGTTGACCCTGCCCAGTCGGGCCGCATAGGTTTCGGGGAACCGTCAACCTCAGGTACGGGTGGAGAGTTTGCCTCCGACCCGTATGCGTCCAATGCCCCGGCGGGGCAGCCGCGGCAGGAGGATCCGTCGATGTCGGCCCTGGTGTGTACGAGGTGCGGTAACCGCAACGCGGAGAACAGCCGCTTCTGCTCGAACTGCGGTGCTCCGCTGCGGGCCGGCGCGGCCCCCGAGCGTCCGTCCGAGACGACCTCCACGATCTCCATCTCGGGCCTGGAGGCCTACGACTCCGAGGTCACCGGCCAGACCCAGCTGCCCGCGCTCTCTCCCGAGGCCCAGGCCGCGGTCGACGCGCTGCCGCTCGGCTCGGCGCTCCTGGTCGTGCGCCGTGGCCCGAACGCGGGCAGCCGCTTCCTGCTCGACGGCGATCTGACCACGGCCGGCCGCCACCCGCAGAGCGACATCTTCCTGGACGACGTGACCGTGTCGCGCCGCCATGTGGAGTTCCGCCGCGGTCAGGACGGCTCGTTCACGGTCGCCGACGTCGGCAGCCTGAACGGCACGTACGTCAACCGTGAGCGGATCGACCAGGTCGCGCTGCACAACGGTGACGAGGTGCAGATCGGCAAGTACCGGCTGGTCTTCTACGCGAGCCAGCGGGGCTACTGA
- a CDS encoding DUF881 domain-containing protein — translation MCGMPQQSPVRSTPARPSRPDASMSLLTNVMDHSLDDGYAEAAARKKAAGTEGMPKTVRAKLGLAVGLVLAALVVTVGAAQARVSAPVVAKEREELIDRIQRETVAADELEDSVDELRDDVSARQRKALKDNGGSDTNDLVGILSGAVEVHGPGVRLVVNDSKGASQGGDGDPRETSGFSDTGRVRDRDMQRVVNGLWGSGAEAISINGQRLTALSAIRAAGDAILVDNKPLAPPYTVLAVGNGQRLSTRFQNSPDGLYLHALQENFGIRTSISVEDDITVPAAPSVIVRTAEPSTEKGTS, via the coding sequence ATGTGCGGCATGCCGCAGCAGTCCCCCGTTCGGAGCACACCCGCGCGCCCGTCGCGTCCGGACGCCTCCATGTCGCTGCTCACCAACGTCATGGACCACAGCCTCGACGACGGATACGCCGAGGCTGCCGCGCGTAAGAAGGCCGCGGGCACCGAGGGCATGCCGAAGACGGTGAGGGCCAAGCTGGGGCTGGCGGTCGGTCTGGTGCTCGCCGCCCTGGTGGTGACCGTGGGTGCGGCGCAGGCGCGGGTAAGTGCGCCCGTCGTCGCCAAGGAGCGGGAGGAGCTCATCGACCGCATCCAGCGGGAGACCGTGGCCGCGGACGAGCTGGAGGACTCCGTCGACGAGCTTCGTGACGACGTGAGCGCACGGCAGCGGAAGGCGCTCAAGGACAACGGCGGCAGTGACACGAACGACCTGGTGGGCATCCTGTCGGGCGCCGTCGAGGTGCATGGTCCCGGGGTGCGGCTCGTCGTCAACGACTCCAAGGGCGCCAGCCAAGGCGGTGACGGGGATCCGCGCGAGACGTCCGGGTTCTCGGACACCGGTCGGGTGCGCGACCGGGACATGCAGCGGGTCGTCAACGGGCTGTGGGGGTCGGGCGCCGAGGCCATCTCGATCAACGGGCAGCGGCTCACCGCACTGTCGGCGATCAGGGCCGCGGGCGACGCGATACTGGTCGACAACAAGCCACTGGCACCGCCCTACACGGTCCTCGCGGTGGGGAACGGGCAGCGGCTGAGCACCAGGTTCCAGAACAGCCCCGACGGGCTGTATCTGCACGCCCTCCAGGAGAACTTCGGTATCCGGACGAGCATCTCCGTCGAGGACGACATCACGGTGCCGGCCGCGCCGAGCGTGATCGTACGAACAGCAGAACCGAGCACAGAGAAGGGCACATCGTGA
- a CDS encoding mannose-1-phosphate guanyltransferase, whose product MKAVVMAGGEGTRLRPMTSSMPKPLLPVVNRPIMEHVLRLLKRHGLNETVVTVQFLASLVKNYFGDGEELGMELTYANEEKPLGTAGSVKNAEEALKDDAFLVISGDALTDFDLTELINFHKEKGALVTVCLTRVPNPLEFGITIVDEEGKVERFLEKPTWGQVFSDTVNTGIYVMEPEVFDYVEADVPVDWSGDVFPQLMKEGKPVYGYVAEGYWEDVGTHESYVKAQADVLEGKVDVELDGFELSPGVWIAEGAEVHPDAVLRGPLYIGDYAKVEAGVEIREHTVVGSNVVVKSGAFLHKAVVHDNVYIGQHSNLRGCVVGKNTDIMRAARIEDGAVIGDECLVGEESIIQGNVRVYPFKTIEAGAFVNTSVIWESRGQAHLFGARGVSGILNVEITPELAVRLAGAYATTLKKGSTVTTARDHSRGARALKRAVISALQASAIDVRDLENVPLPVARQQTARGSAGGIMIRTTPGVPDSVDIMFFDGQGADLSQGSQRKLDRVFARQEYRRAFPGEIGDLHFPASVFDSYTGSLLRNVDTTGIAESGLKVVVDASNGSAGLVLPSLLGKLGVDSLTINPGLDESRPTETGDMRRSGLVRLGEIVASSRAAFGVRFDPVGERLSLVDEKGRIVEDDRALLVMLDLVAAERRSGRVALPVTTTRIAEQVAAYHGTQVEWTTTSPDDLTRVGGDETTIFGGDGRGGFIVPEFSSVFDGAAAFVRLIGLVARTQLTLSQIDARIPRAHVLKRDLATPWAVKGLVMRRVVEAAGDRFVDTTDGVRVVETDGRWVMVLPDPAEAVTHLWAEGPDDASAQALLDEWSAVVDSAGR is encoded by the coding sequence ATGAAGGCCGTCGTGATGGCCGGAGGCGAAGGCACACGCCTTCGCCCCATGACCTCGAGCATGCCCAAGCCGCTCCTACCCGTGGTGAACCGCCCGATCATGGAGCACGTACTGAGGCTGCTCAAAAGGCATGGGCTCAACGAGACCGTCGTTACAGTCCAGTTCCTGGCGTCACTCGTCAAGAACTACTTCGGTGACGGCGAGGAGCTCGGGATGGAGCTCACCTATGCCAACGAGGAGAAGCCACTCGGTACCGCCGGGAGCGTCAAGAACGCCGAGGAAGCGCTGAAGGATGATGCGTTCCTCGTCATCTCCGGCGATGCCCTCACGGACTTCGACCTCACCGAGCTCATCAATTTCCACAAGGAAAAGGGCGCACTCGTCACCGTCTGTCTGACACGGGTGCCGAATCCGCTGGAATTCGGTATCACGATCGTGGACGAGGAAGGCAAGGTCGAGCGGTTCCTGGAGAAGCCGACCTGGGGGCAGGTCTTCTCGGACACGGTGAACACGGGCATCTATGTGATGGAGCCCGAAGTCTTCGACTATGTCGAGGCCGATGTTCCCGTCGACTGGTCCGGCGATGTCTTCCCACAGCTGATGAAGGAGGGCAAGCCGGTCTACGGCTATGTCGCCGAGGGCTACTGGGAGGACGTCGGTACGCACGAGAGTTATGTGAAGGCTCAGGCCGATGTCCTGGAGGGCAAGGTCGACGTCGAGCTCGACGGGTTCGAGCTCTCGCCGGGCGTGTGGATCGCCGAAGGCGCCGAGGTGCATCCCGATGCCGTGCTGCGCGGACCGCTCTACATCGGGGACTACGCCAAGGTCGAGGCCGGCGTCGAAATCCGTGAGCACACCGTCGTGGGCTCGAATGTCGTCGTGAAGAGCGGGGCCTTTCTGCACAAGGCCGTGGTCCACGACAACGTCTACATCGGGCAGCACAGCAATCTGCGCGGATGCGTGGTCGGCAAGAACACCGACATCATGCGGGCCGCACGGATCGAGGACGGCGCGGTGATCGGCGACGAGTGTCTTGTCGGCGAAGAATCGATCATCCAGGGGAATGTGCGTGTCTATCCCTTCAAGACGATCGAGGCGGGTGCTTTCGTCAACACCTCAGTGATCTGGGAGTCCCGGGGACAGGCGCATCTGTTCGGCGCCCGCGGTGTGTCCGGCATCCTGAACGTGGAGATCACCCCGGAACTGGCCGTGAGACTCGCGGGGGCGTATGCCACCACGCTCAAGAAGGGCTCCACGGTCACCACCGCCCGTGATCACTCCCGAGGTGCCCGCGCGTTGAAAAGGGCGGTCATCTCGGCGCTCCAGGCGAGCGCCATCGACGTACGGGACCTGGAGAACGTACCGCTGCCGGTGGCGCGGCAGCAGACCGCGCGGGGCAGTGCCGGCGGGATCATGATCCGGACGACGCCCGGGGTTCCGGACTCGGTGGACATCATGTTCTTCGACGGGCAGGGGGCCGACCTGTCGCAGGGTAGTCAGCGGAAGCTGGACCGGGTGTTCGCGCGGCAGGAATACCGGCGCGCGTTCCCGGGCGAGATCGGTGACCTGCACTTTCCGGCCAGTGTGTTCGACTCGTACACCGGATCGTTGCTGCGGAACGTCGACACGACCGGGATCGCCGAGTCGGGGCTCAAGGTCGTCGTGGACGCGTCCAACGGCAGTGCAGGCCTGGTGCTGCCGAGTCTGCTCGGCAAGTTGGGCGTCGACTCGTTGACGATCAACCCGGGTCTCGACGAGTCGAGGCCGACCGAGACGGGTGACATGCGGCGGTCGGGGCTGGTGCGGCTGGGCGAGATCGTGGCGTCCTCGCGGGCCGCGTTCGGTGTGCGCTTCGACCCGGTCGGTGAACGGCTGTCGCTCGTCGACGAGAAGGGAAGGATCGTCGAGGACGATCGGGCCCTGCTGGTCATGCTCGACCTGGTGGCCGCCGAGCGGCGGAGCGGGCGGGTGGCGCTGCCGGTGACCACCACGAGGATCGCCGAGCAGGTCGCGGCGTACCACGGCACACAGGTCGAGTGGACGACCACGTCGCCGGACGACCTCACGCGGGTCGGCGGGGACGAGACGACCATCTTCGGCGGGGACGGGCGCGGTGGCTTCATCGTGCCGGAGTTCAGCAGCGTCTTCGACGGGGCGGCGGCCTTCGTACGGCTCATCGGGCTGGTGGCGCGGACGCAGCTCACGCTCAGCCAGATCGACGCACGGATTCCGCGGGCGCATGTCCTGAAGCGGGATCTCGCTACTCCCTGGGCGGTCAAGGGGCTGGTGATGCGCCGGGTCGTGGAGGCGGCCGGGGATCGCTTTGTCGACACGACGGATGGTGTGCGGGTCGTGGAGACGGACGGGCGGTGGGTGATGGTGCTGCCGGATCCGGCCGAGGCCGTCACGCATCTGTGGGCCGAGGGGCCCGACGACGCCTCCGCGCAGGCGCTGCTCGACGAGTGGTCGGCGGTCGTGGACAGCGCCGGCCGCTGA
- a CDS encoding PRC-barrel domain-containing protein encodes MQTDIDPRNLIGRKAFDRKGTKIGTVDEVYLDDATGIPEWAAIRMGLFGRDAFVPLELSELVEGTLRVPFDRALIKDAPDFGVGRHLSPEQELQLYHHYGLDTAPPPPLDHDFGNVAGQDEP; translated from the coding sequence GTGCAGACCGACATCGATCCGCGCAACCTGATCGGCCGCAAGGCGTTCGACCGCAAGGGCACCAAGATCGGCACCGTCGACGAGGTCTATCTCGACGACGCGACCGGCATCCCCGAGTGGGCCGCGATACGCATGGGCCTCTTCGGCCGCGACGCCTTCGTCCCCCTGGAGCTCAGCGAACTCGTCGAAGGCACCCTCCGCGTCCCCTTCGACCGCGCCCTCATCAAGGACGCCCCCGACTTCGGTGTAGGCCGCCACCTCTCCCCCGAACAAGAACTCCAGCTCTACCACCACTACGGCCTGGACACAGCCCCTCCCCCACCCCTGGACCACGACTTCGGCAACGTGGCAGGCCAGGACGAGCCCTGA
- a CDS encoding bifunctional nuclease family protein: MNELDVVGVRVEMPSNQPIVLLREVGGDRYLPIWIGPGEATAIAFAQQGMAPARPLTHDLFKDVLEAVGQELTEVRITDLREGVFYAELVFASGVEVSARPSDAIALALRTGTPIFGSDGVLDDAGIAIPDEQEDEVEKFREFLDQISPEDFGTNSQ, encoded by the coding sequence GTGAACGAGCTCGATGTCGTAGGTGTCCGGGTCGAAATGCCCTCCAACCAACCGATCGTGCTCCTGCGCGAAGTGGGAGGCGACCGTTACCTCCCCATCTGGATCGGGCCGGGGGAGGCGACGGCGATCGCTTTCGCCCAGCAGGGCATGGCCCCCGCGCGACCGCTGACCCACGACCTGTTCAAGGACGTGCTGGAGGCCGTCGGCCAGGAGCTCACGGAAGTGCGCATCACCGACCTGCGTGAGGGTGTTTTCTACGCGGAGCTGGTGTTCGCCAGCGGAGTCGAGGTGAGTGCCCGGCCGTCCGACGCCATAGCGCTGGCGCTGCGTACCGGGACGCCGATCTTCGGTAGTGACGGGGTGCTCGACGACGCGGGTATCGCGATCCCGGACGAGCAGGAGGACGAGGTCGAGAAGTTCCGCGAGTTCCTCGACCAGATCTCGCCCGAGGATTTCGGAACGAACAGTCAGTGA
- a CDS encoding DNA polymerase IV, whose translation MRTAPTILHLDMDAFYASAEQASKPSLRGKAVVVGGLGPRGVVATASYEARVFGVHSAMPMAQARRLAPNAAYLTPRFTFYRAISDQVMGLLRGLSPLVEPLSLDEAFVDLEAGGTASDEESARLAGIRLRADIRAVTGLTGSVGLAASKMLAKIASEQAKPDGLVLIEPGTERALLGPMSVRILPGVGPATGDHLRRAGITTVEEIVEAGEDEVVRLLGKAHGHGLYAMALARDDRAVVAERDTKSVSVEDTYDVDIHDRVRVRMEVQRLADRCVRRLRGAGLSGRTIVLKVRRYDFSTLTRSETLRGPTDDPGVVREAAGRLLEAVDTTGGVRLLGVGVSGLADYTQEDLFAQAAGEPDLVEEETVGAQVPVVEASAAGERQWRAGHDVRHAEYGHGWVQGSGLGRVTVRFETPGDVGPGRVRTFRTDDPGLEPTEPLPLVPGGARG comes from the coding sequence GTGAGAACCGCGCCCACGATCCTGCATCTCGACATGGATGCCTTCTACGCCTCGGCGGAGCAGGCGTCCAAGCCGAGCCTGCGGGGGAAAGCGGTTGTCGTGGGCGGGCTCGGGCCGCGTGGAGTGGTCGCTACCGCCTCGTACGAGGCGCGGGTCTTCGGGGTGCACTCGGCGATGCCGATGGCGCAGGCGCGTCGGCTCGCACCGAACGCCGCGTATCTCACGCCGCGCTTCACGTTCTACCGGGCGATCAGTGATCAGGTCATGGGGCTGTTGCGTGGCCTGTCGCCGCTGGTGGAGCCGCTGAGCCTGGACGAGGCGTTCGTGGACCTGGAGGCGGGGGGCACGGCCTCGGACGAGGAGTCGGCACGGCTGGCGGGGATCCGGTTGCGTGCGGACATACGGGCGGTGACCGGGCTGACGGGATCCGTGGGGCTCGCGGCCTCCAAGATGCTCGCGAAGATCGCCTCCGAGCAGGCCAAGCCGGACGGGCTGGTCCTGATCGAGCCCGGAACCGAGCGGGCGTTGTTGGGGCCGATGTCCGTGCGGATCCTGCCGGGGGTGGGGCCGGCGACCGGGGATCATCTGCGGCGTGCCGGGATCACCACGGTCGAGGAGATCGTGGAGGCGGGTGAGGACGAGGTCGTACGGCTGCTGGGGAAGGCCCATGGGCACGGGCTGTACGCGATGGCGCTGGCGCGTGACGACCGGGCGGTGGTGGCCGAGCGGGACACGAAGTCGGTGTCGGTGGAGGACACGTACGACGTGGACATCCATGACCGGGTGCGGGTTCGGATGGAGGTGCAGCGGCTCGCGGATCGGTGTGTGCGGAGGTTGCGGGGGGCGGGGCTGTCGGGGCGGACGATCGTGTTGAAGGTGCGGCGGTACGACTTTTCGACGTTGACCCGGTCCGAGACGTTGCGGGGGCCTACGGACGACCCCGGGGTGGTGCGGGAGGCCGCGGGGCGGTTGCTGGAGGCCGTGGACACGACCGGTGGGGTGCGGTTGCTCGGGGTGGGGGTGAGTGGGCTCGCCGACTACACGCAGGAGGACCTGTTCGCGCAGGCGGCGGGGGAGCCGGATCTTGTGGAGGAGGAGACGGTGGGTGCGCAGGTGCCTGTGGTGGAGGCGAGTGCGGCTGGTGAGCGGCAGTGGAGGGCCGGGCATGACGTGCGCCATGCCGAGTACGGGCACGGGTGGGTGCAGGGGAGTGGGCTGGGGCGGGTGACTGTGCGGTTCGAGACGCCGGGTGACGTGGGGCCTGGGCGGGTGCGGACCTTCAGGACGGACGATCCCGGGCTGGAGCCGACGGAGCCGTTGCCGTTGGTGCCGGGTGGTGCGCGGGGCTGA